In the genome of Dyadobacter fermentans DSM 18053, the window GTTCGGCTATGATGCCGATTTCATGGGGGACGAAGCCTTTGCGCAGAAAGACGGGCACAATACCTTCTCGCAGGTATATTACTCGCTGCGCTATAACAGCACCGGCGCCATCATCATTTCGGTGATATCGCTCGCGATGCTGATTTTGTTCGATAAGCCTTTCATGAAGAGAATACAGCTGTTCCGTTTCATCCCGGGCGCACTTTTCGTCGTGCTTACCGGCGTTGTACTGAATATCGTATTCGGTGCCGTGGCGCCGCAATGGGTTTTGACCGGCGAGCACATGGTGCAGCTTCCTGTCGCGTCGAGCGCTTCGGAGTTTTTCAGTTTCTTTAAATCACCTGATTTCTCCGCATTCAACAAACCGGAGGTTTACACCGTGGCGGTAACCCTTGCCATTGTGGCCAGCCTCGAAACGCTGCTTTCCGTGGAAGCAACCGACCGTCTCGACCCATTCAAGCGCACTACGCCTACCAACCGGGAGCTCATCGCGCAGGGTACAGGTAACATGGTGTCGGGCTTGCTGGGCGGCTTGCCTGTAACGCAGGTAATCGTGCGCAGCTCGGCCAATATCGACTCCGGCGGCAGAACCAGAATGAGTACCATCATTCACGGGACCATTCTGTTGATTTCAGCCGTGTTCATTGCCAAATACCTCAACTACATCCCGTTGGCCTCGCTGGCGGCGATCCTGCTGATGGTGGGTTATAAATTGGCCAAATTCGAGTTGTTCAAAGGCATGTACAAGCTGGGACTCGAACAGTTTATACCGTTTGTAGTGACAATCATCGCGATCCTGAGCACCGATTTGCTCAAAGGTATCGGAATCGGAATGGTCGTTGCGATCTATTTTATCCTGAAAAAGAACCACAAGCATTCTTACCATTATATCAAAGAACAGCACCGCGACGGCGACGTGATCACATTGTTGCTTTCCGAGGAAGTTACATTCCTTAACAAAGGCAGCATCAGCGCTACGCTGGATAACCTGCCCGACGGCGCTACGGTGGTGATCGACGGCAGCAAGTCGATGAATATCGACTACGACGTGCTCGAAATCATCCAGGATTTCAGGAAGCACCAGGCGCCGCTGCGCGATATTACCGTGGAAACGCGGGGAATCGGCGAAGTGGCAGCCGTGGGAGCGCATTAAACAGTACATAACTCAATACAAAGGCCCGCCTCCATTCGGACGCGGGCCTTTTGTTTTGTAATAAGTCGACAAGCAGGTTACTCAATTCTTTTGCTTCAACCGTTGGATCAGCATGTCGTTAAATGTACGCTCAGCCTTATACAATTCGATCACCTGGCTGGCGGTAATCACCTTTAAAAATTTATTTTGATAATCTTTTTCGAGGTCGAGTTCTTTCTGGCGGAGTTCCTGCACTTCTTTCAGGTTGTTCAGCACCGCTTCGTCGTTCTGTCCTTCGGCCTTTTTATCATTGATGATCTTGCGCTGTGCACGATGGATTTCACGTCTCTTCTGCGCGTATTCATTATACATCGGCCAGAAGCCCGTCGATTGCTCGGGCGTCAGGTTCAGGCGGTTGGTAATGATCGCGACCTTGGCGTCCTGAATGCGCTTGATTTCTTCCTCGGAACGACGCTGAGCATGAGCCGTTGTGGACACGGCACCGACCAATAGGAGCAAAAGAGCAAAAGTGTTCCGATACCGTTTGAATCTAAATTGTAAGTTCATTTCGATTGTTCGTTAGGGTCAAATCTTGTCCGGCGCAACCATAACTTCCTCCAACTGCTGGCGAAGAATATCGTCGTCCAGGCCATCCAGGTAATTCAGCACCGTCGAATCGGCGTCGAATGCCTTCTGGACCACCTTGTGTTCGCTTAAATCGTAATAACTAAGGTCCTGTTCTTCCAGGTAACTGATGATAGAGGCATTACTGATGCCGCTCAATGGCTCCTGCCCCAGCGATCCCTGGCGCTCCGGTACCGTTACCCACACGAGCACCAGAATCAATGCCGATGCCGCCGCCAGGCCAACGGAACGTTGCCATGACCAGCTCACGAGGGGTTTCCGGACGGGCTCCGCGGGGATCCGTGACTGGATCATTTGCGGCAGCTTGTCAAAATAACCTTCCGGCACGGTAAAGGGCGTCTCCCTTTTCAGATCATCCAGCCGTATACGTTTTTTGTCCATGATTATTTATATTTCCTGTCTTGTGAAGGTTTGACCAACCTGAATGCAAATAGTTTAATCGGTGTCGTTCAAAAAATCCTCAATTTTTTTCGAAGCCCAATGATATGAGGCTTTTAGCGCTCCTACCGACGTTCCGGTGATCTCCGAAATCTCTTCATAGGGTAAATCTTCAAAATATTTCAGGTTAAATACCAAACGCTGCTTTTCCGGTAATTTTAATATTGCTTTCTGCAATTTGAGCTGAATGGCGTCGCCGCTCACGTCGGGATCGGCTTCCAGTTTTTCGCTCAGCTCATTCTCTACATCGTAAATGGGGATGAAATATTTCCGGCGTTTTTTGTTCAGAAAATTTATGGCTTCGTTGCTCGCAATACGATAGAGCCAGGTGTACAGCTTGGCGTCGCCGCGGAAATTTTCCAGCGCGGTCCATGCCTTGATAAACACATCCTGGGTAATGTCATTGGCATCGTCATGATCCACCACCATCTTCCGTACCAGCCAATATACTTTTTGCTGGTACTTCCGCACCAGCTGATTGAAAGCGTTCCTCCGCGTTTCGGGATTCTCAAAAAGGGATAATAATTCTTCGTCGGACATTTAATCAGTATTAACCTGATCGCTTTTACAGGGAAATCTGCGTGACCAATAATTGTACCTGCGCCCGAAGGCAACGCCGGTCAATAATAGTTTATTTTTTGGTTCAGGACAAATAAAAAGAGCTCTGAGAAAGCAAAATCAACTGTTTTGCATTCCCAGAGCTCCGTCTTGCGTGGATCAGATCAGCTATATCCGATCAAATCGACATAACTGTCAGTTTGGCTTCGCGATTACTTTCTTGCTATCGCGCGTTTTGCCGCTTCTACAATGTGTTTTGCATCGAGGCCGTATTTTTCCAGCAATTGTGCCGGCGTTCCGCTTTCACCGAAGCTGTCGTTTACAGCTACATATTCCTGCGGAACAAGTTTGTTTTTAACCAAAACCTGCGCCACGCTGTCACCCAAACCACCGATGCGGTTGTGCTCCTCAGCTGTTACTACGCAGCCTGTTTTCTCCACCGATTTCAGGATCGCCTCTTCGTCCAGCGGCTTAATGGTGTGGATATTGATGATCTCTGCATTGATACCCTCTGCTTCAAGGATTTCGCCAGCCTGGATCGCTTCCCATACCATGTGGCCGGTTGCGAAGATGCTCACGTCAGTACCTTCGTTCACAGTCCACGCCTTACCGATTTCGAACTTCTGGTCCGGATCAGTGAAAACAGGGATTACCGGACGGCCAAAACGCAGGTAAGCAGGGCCTTCATGTTCTGCCAATGCGATGGTAGCCGCTTTGGTCTGGTTGTAGTCGCAAGGGTTGATAACCGTCATGCCCGGAAGCATTTTCATCATCCCGATATCTTCGAGGATCTGGTGTGTAGCACCATCTTCACCCAAAGTCAAACCTGCGTGTGAAGCACAGATTTTCACATTTTTGCCTGAATATGCTACGCTCTGACGGATCTGGTCGTACACACGGCCGGTCGCAAAGTTCGCGAAAGTTGTTGCGAAAGGAATTTTGCCTCCGATGGTCAAACCGGCCGAAACACCGATCATATTCGCTTCGGAAATACCGCATTGGATAAAGCGCTCAGGGTTTTCTTTGATGAACGGTTCGAGTTTCAAAGAACCCACGAGGTCGGCACAAAGCGCCACAACGTTGGGATTTTGCTGCCCCAGCACGTGCATTCCGGCACCGAAGCCCGAACGCGTATCTTTCTTCTCAGTGAAGGTGTATTTTTTCATTTTTTGTATATCTGTTTAAGGAAACCGCGCATTGCTGCCGCTGGTCCGGATATTAATAATCTCCCAAAGTTTCGTCAAGCTGAGCCAGTGCCGCTGCCAATTGCTCGTCGTTTGGCGCTACACCGTGCCATTTGTGGCTGCCCATCATGAAATCGACGCCGTAGCCCATGCCCGTGTGGAGCAATACCATGATTGGTCTGCCATGCCCCAGACGTCCTTTGGCTTCGTACAGACCTTTCACTACTGCGGCCATGTCGTTTCCTTCTTCGATGTTGATTACTTCCCATCCGAATGCCTCATATTTGGCACCCAGGTCGCGGTTGTTCATGACCTTCACAGTAGGGCCGTCGATTTGCTGGCCGTTGAGGTCGATGAATGCAACGAGGTTATCCACCTGGTGGTGCGGAGCAAAAGTAGCGGCTTCCCAAACCTGGCCTTCCTGCTGCTCGCCGTCGCCCATCAGTACATATACGGTTCCTTTGTCGTTATTCAGTTTCTTGGCTGTTGCCGCGCCCAGCGCTACCGACAATCCCTGGCCCAGTGAGCCCGACGCGATGCGGATACCTTCGAGGTGCTCATGCGTGGTAGGGTGTCCTTGCAGACGTGAATCCAGCTTGCGGAAAGTAGCCAGCTCCGATACAGGGAAATAGCCCTTGCGCGCCAATACGCTGTACCATACCGGGGAAATGTGGCCGTTCGAAAGGAAGAAAAGGTCTTCGTCCTTACCGTCCATATCGAATACAACCTTGCCATCATTCTCTTTAAGCTTCATGCGCTCAAAGTACAATGCTACCAACAATTCGGTGCAGCCCAGCGACCCGCCAGGGTGTCCCGACTGACAACCGTGTACCATTCGTACGATGTCCCTGCGAACCTGGGATGCTACTTTTTCTAATTGTTCAATTTCCATTTTTATTTATTTTCTATTGGACTGTCCTTAATCGGGTTACCCGAAGCGGGACGATTTAGGCGGCGTAAATGTCCTGCTATTCGGAATGGTAAAATGACTGATTATTATTCAGTTTTTCCAAGAATTTGATCAGTGTGTTTCGATGATTCCACTTTGGAAATAATCTCCTCGATGATCCCTTTTTTATTGATGACGAAGGTTGTGCGGAGTAAACCCATGTAGGTCCGTCCGAAAGTTGTTTTTTCTCCCCAAACGCCGTAAGCATTAATCATTTGATGCTCGGTATCTGCCAGCAGGGGGAATGGCAGGTTATGTTTTTTGATAAACCGCTGATGCGATTTTTCGCTGTCCGGGCTCACTCCGAACACCTTATAACCCTTTTTCAGGAGCGCCGCGTAGTTGTCGCGGATGTTGCAGGCCTGGTTGGTGCAGGTAGGTGTGTTATCTTTGGGATAAAAGTACAAAACGACTTTTTCTCCTTTCAAATCCGACAGTTTTACTAGATTTCCATCCTGATCTTTTACTGAAAATGCGGGTGCGGGGTCACCGACTTTTAGGCCCATAAGCTATCTTCTACGTTTTTTGGTTTGCTTAGGTTTAACAACCAGATCCACCAATTCTGTTCGCAAGATAGTACTATTTCCCGCCCTATCTGTCACCTCCAATACGAGTTCACCATCAAAAACATCGTTTTCACCAAGTTTCTCCGACCAGATATAGCCCTTTTTAAAGTCGTAATTCAACAATACCCATTCCCCATTCACCAGCGCCTTGAAATTCGCTATTCCCGACAAGCCGTCGCCGATGTAGCCCCGGATGCTCTTCCTGCTATGCTCCACCAGGCGCGCACGCGGCGGAACGGTATCCTGCTGGATCACAAATGTGCCCAGTTCACGCGTATCGAAGCGGATCTGGTCGCCATCCCAGGTCCCGCCCAGAAAGCGGTAATCGCCGTTCAGGTAACGGTACACATACGTTCGTGATTTGTCCTCGGGCACGTTTTCGGGCGTGAATGCGACGTGAATGTAGTCGTTCAGTGCCGTGCCGCGGTTATTGATCGTCAATGCATTGAAATTGCGCTGGCCCATCAGAAAAAGCGTATCGAACAGGCTGGTATTGTCAAATTCCACCGACCATTTCTCCGCTTTAAATGACGACGCAACGCCCGGCAGCACCTGAC includes:
- a CDS encoding SulP family inorganic anion transporter; translated protein: MSLNNKSLFANIKYDLPSGLVVSLVALPLCLGIALASTGRSDLLFSGVIAGIVGGIVVGSLSGSSLGVAGPAAGLVVIVLNALDTLGSFEAFLLAVVLAGVLQIIAGFLKAGIIGYYFPSSVIKGMLAAIGITLILKEIPHAFGYDADFMGDEAFAQKDGHNTFSQVYYSLRYNSTGAIIISVISLAMLILFDKPFMKRIQLFRFIPGALFVVLTGVVLNIVFGAVAPQWVLTGEHMVQLPVASSASEFFSFFKSPDFSAFNKPEVYTVAVTLAIVASLETLLSVEATDRLDPFKRTTPTNRELIAQGTGNMVSGLLGGLPVTQVIVRSSANIDSGGRTRMSTIIHGTILLISAVFIAKYLNYIPLASLAAILLMVGYKLAKFELFKGMYKLGLEQFIPFVVTIIAILSTDLLKGIGIGMVVAIYFILKKNHKHSYHYIKEQHRDGDVITLLLSEEVTFLNKGSISATLDNLPDGATVVIDGSKSMNIDYDVLEIIQDFRKHQAPLRDITVETRGIGEVAAVGAH
- a CDS encoding Spy/CpxP family protein refolding chaperone, with the translated sequence MSTTAHAQRRSEEEIKRIQDAKVAIITNRLNLTPEQSTGFWPMYNEYAQKRREIHRAQRKIINDKKAEGQNDEAVLNNLKEVQELRQKELDLEKDYQNKFLKVITASQVIELYKAERTFNDMLIQRLKQKN
- a CDS encoding RNA polymerase sigma factor, giving the protein MSDEELLSLFENPETRRNAFNQLVRKYQQKVYWLVRKMVVDHDDANDITQDVFIKAWTALENFRGDAKLYTWLYRIASNEAINFLNKKRRKYFIPIYDVENELSEKLEADPDVSGDAIQLKLQKAILKLPEKQRLVFNLKYFEDLPYEEISEITGTSVGALKASYHWASKKIEDFLNDTD
- a CDS encoding transketolase family protein; this encodes MKKYTFTEKKDTRSGFGAGMHVLGQQNPNVVALCADLVGSLKLEPFIKENPERFIQCGISEANMIGVSAGLTIGGKIPFATTFANFATGRVYDQIRQSVAYSGKNVKICASHAGLTLGEDGATHQILEDIGMMKMLPGMTVINPCDYNQTKAATIALAEHEGPAYLRFGRPVIPVFTDPDQKFEIGKAWTVNEGTDVSIFATGHMVWEAIQAGEILEAEGINAEIINIHTIKPLDEEAILKSVEKTGCVVTAEEHNRIGGLGDSVAQVLVKNKLVPQEYVAVNDSFGESGTPAQLLEKYGLDAKHIVEAAKRAIARK
- a CDS encoding transketolase — translated: MEIEQLEKVASQVRRDIVRMVHGCQSGHPGGSLGCTELLVALYFERMKLKENDGKVVFDMDGKDEDLFFLSNGHISPVWYSVLARKGYFPVSELATFRKLDSRLQGHPTTHEHLEGIRIASGSLGQGLSVALGAATAKKLNNDKGTVYVLMGDGEQQEGQVWEAATFAPHHQVDNLVAFIDLNGQQIDGPTVKVMNNRDLGAKYEAFGWEVINIEEGNDMAAVVKGLYEAKGRLGHGRPIMVLLHTGMGYGVDFMMGSHKWHGVAPNDEQLAAALAQLDETLGDY
- the bcp gene encoding thioredoxin-dependent thiol peroxidase; amino-acid sequence: MGLKVGDPAPAFSVKDQDGNLVKLSDLKGEKVVLYFYPKDNTPTCTNQACNIRDNYAALLKKGYKVFGVSPDSEKSHQRFIKKHNLPFPLLADTEHQMINAYGVWGEKTTFGRTYMGLLRTTFVINKKGIIEEIISKVESSKHTDQILGKTE